One window of the Pseudofrankia sp. DC12 genome contains the following:
- a CDS encoding ABC transporter permease produces MRFFSDVRLTYARAVRAVLREPSWIIIGLAQPLFYLYLFGPLLKNGGVTRGLPAGTSSWDVFVPGLLVQLVLFNCAFNGFALLSEMRAGVLERLSVTPISRLALLLGRALRDATLVVIQGAILVGLAAPLGLHLHAGLVVAALVLMALGVGLSCLGYGLALVLRSEDALAPVIQGFSLPLLLLSGIFLPLSFAPAWLNDTADANPLRHTTDAVRALMLGHGRSWIGIVVTCAFAVLLVAWGTRRFHSTEDLRIT; encoded by the coding sequence ATGCGCTTCTTCTCCGACGTCCGGCTCACCTACGCCCGCGCCGTGCGCGCGGTGCTGCGGGAGCCGAGCTGGATCATCATCGGGCTCGCGCAGCCGCTGTTCTACCTCTACCTGTTCGGCCCGCTGCTGAAGAACGGCGGCGTCACCCGCGGCCTGCCCGCGGGCACCAGCAGCTGGGACGTTTTCGTGCCGGGCCTGCTGGTCCAGCTCGTCCTGTTCAACTGCGCGTTCAACGGGTTCGCGCTGCTGTCCGAGATGCGGGCCGGCGTGCTGGAACGGCTGTCGGTGACGCCGATCAGCCGGCTCGCGCTGCTGCTCGGCCGGGCACTGCGGGACGCGACGCTGGTGGTCATCCAGGGCGCGATCCTCGTCGGCCTCGCCGCCCCGCTCGGTCTGCACCTGCACGCGGGCCTGGTCGTCGCCGCCCTGGTGCTGATGGCGCTGGGCGTCGGCCTGTCCTGCCTGGGCTACGGGCTCGCGCTGGTGCTGCGCAGCGAGGACGCGCTGGCTCCCGTGATCCAGGGCTTCTCGCTGCCGCTGCTGCTGCTGTCCGGGATCTTCCTGCCGCTGTCGTTCGCCCCGGCCTGGCTGAACGACACCGCCGACGCCAACCCGCTGCGCCACACGACCGACGCCGTCCGGGCCCTGATGCTCGGCCACGGCCGGTCCTGGATCGGGATCGTCGTCACCTGCGCCTTCGCCGTGCTCCTGGTGGCCTGGGGTACCCGTCGGTTCCACAGCACCGAGGACCTGCGCATCACCTGA
- a CDS encoding amino acid permease, whose protein sequence is MGGDVVSTSEVVAPGDIIGQLGYKQELHRGVGTFASFAAGFSFVSILTTVVQLFGLGFGIGGASFFWTWPMVFVGQLLVALCFSELAARWPISGAIFQWSSRLGGTTAGWFIGWTMIIGQVLTVAAAAIALQAALPEIWSGFQIVGGSHADPTLVSTTGAQNAVLLGCLLLVITTVVNILGIRETARASSIGVICEIIGVAVLVIALFCLPKRGPEIVIHNTGWPGGGHYLPAFLASSLMAAYVMVGFDSAGELSEETLSPRKTTPKTILRALTTSGIGGALLIISALMAAASVDDGKLASGGLAYVLTDRLGSVLGRLLLCFIAVAVFACTLACQTSGARMMYSMAREGALPFHKYLGKVSPRTGTPIITSIVVGVLAAAALLVNINQSAIFLALSSLCIGMLYLAYLGVTLPLLIVRIRHRKTDGFPGGVDEDGKPLFSMGRWGIPLNAIAVLYQAGMAVNLIWPRAEIYDLGGKGWWLRWSALLFIGIVLAIGAAYFAARRLHTKINLPHVPHTAAPEALPEAA, encoded by the coding sequence ATGGGAGGTGACGTGGTGAGCACATCGGAGGTCGTCGCACCGGGCGACATCATCGGCCAGCTCGGCTACAAGCAGGAGCTGCACCGCGGCGTCGGGACCTTCGCGTCCTTCGCCGCCGGGTTCTCCTTCGTCTCGATCCTCACCACCGTCGTCCAGCTGTTCGGGCTGGGCTTCGGCATCGGCGGGGCGTCGTTCTTCTGGACCTGGCCGATGGTCTTCGTCGGCCAGCTGCTCGTCGCGCTGTGCTTCTCCGAGCTCGCGGCCCGCTGGCCGATCTCGGGCGCCATCTTCCAGTGGTCGAGCCGCCTCGGCGGCACGACGGCCGGCTGGTTCATCGGCTGGACGATGATCATCGGCCAGGTCCTGACTGTGGCCGCGGCGGCGATCGCCCTGCAGGCGGCGCTGCCGGAGATCTGGTCCGGCTTCCAGATCGTCGGCGGCTCGCACGCCGACCCGACGCTGGTCTCGACGACCGGCGCGCAGAACGCCGTCCTGCTCGGCTGCCTGCTGCTCGTGATCACCACCGTCGTCAACATCCTGGGCATCCGGGAGACGGCACGGGCCTCCAGCATCGGCGTGATCTGCGAGATCATCGGCGTCGCCGTGCTCGTCATCGCACTGTTCTGCCTGCCCAAGCGCGGGCCGGAGATCGTCATCCACAACACCGGCTGGCCGGGCGGCGGGCACTATCTGCCGGCGTTCCTCGCCTCGTCGCTGATGGCCGCGTACGTCATGGTCGGCTTCGACTCGGCCGGCGAGCTCTCCGAGGAGACCCTCAGCCCGCGCAAGACCACCCCGAAGACGATCCTGCGGGCGCTGACCACCTCCGGCATCGGCGGGGCGCTGCTGATCATCTCCGCACTGATGGCGGCGGCCAGCGTCGACGACGGCAAGCTTGCCTCCGGTGGCCTCGCGTACGTGCTGACCGACCGGCTGGGCAGTGTGCTCGGCCGGCTGCTGCTGTGCTTCATCGCCGTGGCGGTGTTCGCCTGCACGCTGGCCTGCCAGACCTCCGGGGCCCGGATGATGTACTCCATGGCCAGGGAGGGCGCGCTGCCGTTCCACAAGTACCTCGGCAAGGTCTCGCCCCGCACCGGCACGCCGATCATCACCTCGATCGTCGTCGGCGTGCTCGCCGCCGCCGCGCTGCTGGTCAACATCAACCAGTCGGCCATCTTCCTGGCCCTGTCCAGCCTCTGCATCGGCATGCTCTACCTGGCCTACCTGGGCGTGACCCTACCGCTACTGATCGTGCGCATCAGGCACCGCAAGACGGACGGCTTCCCTGGTGGCGTCGACGAGGACGGCAAGCCGCTGTTCTCGATGGGCCGCTGGGGCATCCCGCTGAACGCGATCGCGGTGCTCTACCAGGCCGGGATGGCGGTCAACCTGATCTGGCCGCGCGCGGAGATCTACGACCTCGGCGGCAAGGGCTGGTGGCTGCGCTGGAGCGCGCTGCTGTTCATCGGCATCGTGCTGGCCATCGGCGCGGCCTACTTCGCCGCCCGCCGCCTGCACACCAAGATCAACCTTCCGCACGTGCCACACACCGCCGCCCCCGAGGCCCTGCCAGAGGCCGCCTGA
- a CDS encoding SRPBCC family protein, with amino-acid sequence MDRNELIDITRRALKISMDKTTDMMPSERIVPATIYTSQDLFEREREYVRRAPQLVGYRSELPEPGSYTTKQVMDVAVLLTRDDDGAVRAFQNVCAHRQAKVAEGCGVAERFTCPYHAWSYNKVGALVSAPGRDGFPTAMKGAGLTELPAAEHAGFLWVGLDPDGGPLDIESHLGDLGPELASWGIGDWNSVGEKVLDAPANWKLALDTFGENYHFASVHQNTFALLARSNCALFDTYGPHHRLIFPLQNITELADKPESEWEPLHNFVVIYAIFPNIVMSVTFINGEIFRVYPGEKAGHSITVHQNATTLDVSDEAGRKGADDIFEYAHSSVRDEDYPLAAKVQANMESGVRPNVTFGRNEPGLHHRHACMDEAVAPVAAG; translated from the coding sequence ATCGACCGCAACGAGCTCATCGACATCACGCGGCGAGCGCTCAAGATCTCGATGGACAAGACGACCGACATGATGCCCAGCGAGCGCATCGTGCCGGCGACCATCTACACCAGCCAGGATCTGTTCGAGCGCGAGCGCGAGTACGTCCGCCGTGCCCCTCAGCTTGTCGGCTACCGCTCCGAGCTGCCCGAGCCCGGCAGCTACACCACCAAGCAGGTGATGGACGTCGCGGTGCTGCTGACCCGCGACGACGACGGCGCTGTCCGCGCCTTCCAGAACGTCTGCGCGCACCGGCAGGCCAAGGTCGCCGAGGGCTGTGGCGTCGCCGAGCGGTTCACCTGCCCGTACCACGCCTGGAGCTACAACAAGGTGGGCGCGCTGGTCAGCGCCCCGGGCCGCGACGGCTTCCCGACCGCCATGAAGGGCGCCGGGCTCACCGAGCTGCCCGCCGCCGAGCACGCCGGCTTCCTCTGGGTCGGCCTCGACCCGGACGGCGGGCCGTTGGACATCGAGTCCCACCTTGGCGACCTCGGCCCGGAGCTCGCCTCCTGGGGCATCGGCGACTGGAACTCGGTCGGCGAGAAGGTGCTCGACGCGCCCGCCAACTGGAAGCTCGCGCTCGACACGTTCGGCGAGAACTACCACTTCGCCTCGGTACACCAGAACACGTTCGCGCTGCTGGCCCGCAGCAACTGCGCGCTGTTTGACACCTACGGCCCGCACCACCGGCTGATCTTCCCGCTGCAGAACATCACCGAGCTCGCGGACAAGCCGGAGAGCGAGTGGGAGCCGCTGCACAACTTCGTGGTGATCTACGCGATCTTCCCGAACATCGTGATGTCGGTGACGTTCATCAACGGTGAGATCTTCCGCGTGTACCCGGGCGAGAAGGCCGGCCACTCGATCACCGTCCACCAGAACGCGACGACGCTCGACGTCTCGGACGAGGCCGGCCGCAAGGGCGCGGACGACATCTTCGAGTACGCGCACTCGAGCGTCCGTGACGAGGACTACCCCCTGGCCGCCAAGGTCCAGGCCAACATGGAGTCCGGCGTGCGGCCCAACGTCACGTTCGGCCGCAACGAGCCGGGCCTGCACCACCGGCACGCCTGCATGGATGAGGCCGTCGCGCCCGTCGCCGCCGGCTGA
- a CDS encoding FAD-dependent monooxygenase: MSTIRSAIVVGGGIAGPVAAVALGQAGIAATVYEAYDTTADGVGGTLSIAPNGLDALAAVGLGGIVEAIGTPITSMVMRNGAGRRLATLGAPAGLAEQRLLWRPDLYRALRDATASRGVTVEYGKRLVAVDQHPDGVTALFADGTSATADVLVGADGIRSQVRALLDPAAPAPRYVGLLGFGARLGPGPVDASRIGPTGSEMHFVFGRRAFFGYVLDADGSGGWFANLPRAQSLAAAEARATEPAAWLELLRETFAGDRLRMDDLIARTDPADLICVGGMEDLPKVATWHRGRVVLVGDSAHATSPSSGQGASLALESAVQLARCLRDLPYQEAFASYENLRRDRVEKIIKMGERTNSDKAAGPVARVLRDLMMPVAMRLMNPESFSWPMRHHIDWDAPVTGVGPGGDALVTAGSPARAR; the protein is encoded by the coding sequence ATGTCCACAATCAGGAGCGCCATCGTCGTCGGCGGCGGGATCGCCGGGCCGGTGGCCGCGGTCGCCCTCGGCCAGGCCGGCATCGCGGCCACCGTCTACGAGGCGTACGACACGACCGCCGACGGTGTCGGCGGCACCCTGAGCATCGCGCCCAACGGCCTCGACGCCCTGGCCGCGGTCGGCCTGGGCGGGATCGTCGAGGCGATCGGCACCCCCATCACCTCGATGGTGATGCGCAACGGCGCGGGCCGCCGGCTGGCCACGCTCGGCGCGCCCGCTGGGCTCGCCGAGCAGCGGCTGCTGTGGCGTCCCGACCTCTACCGCGCGCTGCGCGACGCCACCGCCAGCCGGGGCGTCACCGTCGAGTACGGCAAGCGCCTCGTCGCCGTCGATCAGCACCCGGACGGGGTCACGGCCCTGTTCGCCGACGGCACCTCGGCCACCGCCGACGTCCTCGTCGGCGCGGACGGAATCCGGTCCCAGGTCCGGGCCCTGCTCGACCCGGCGGCGCCCGCGCCGCGCTACGTCGGCCTGCTCGGCTTCGGCGCACGGCTCGGCCCCGGGCCGGTCGACGCCAGCCGGATCGGGCCGACCGGGTCCGAGATGCACTTCGTCTTCGGCCGGCGCGCCTTCTTCGGCTACGTGCTGGACGCGGACGGCTCGGGCGGCTGGTTCGCCAACCTGCCGCGGGCGCAGTCCCTGGCGGCGGCCGAGGCCAGGGCCACCGAGCCGGCCGCCTGGCTGGAGCTGCTGCGCGAGACGTTCGCCGGTGACCGGCTACGGATGGACGACCTGATCGCCCGGACCGACCCGGCGGACCTGATCTGCGTCGGTGGCATGGAGGACCTGCCCAAGGTGGCGACCTGGCACCGCGGCCGGGTCGTCCTCGTCGGCGACTCCGCCCACGCCACGTCGCCCAGCTCCGGGCAGGGCGCGTCGCTCGCCCTCGAGAGCGCCGTCCAGCTGGCCCGCTGCCTGCGCGACCTGCCGTACCAGGAGGCGTTCGCCAGCTACGAGAACCTGCGGCGCGACCGCGTCGAGAAGATCATCAAGATGGGTGAGCGCACGAACAGCGACAAGGCGGCGGGGCCGGTGGCCCGGGTACTGCGCGACCTGATGATGCCGGTCGCGATGCGGCTCATGAACCCCGAGTCGTTCTCCTGGCCGATGCGCCACCACATCGACTGGGACGCCCCGGTCACCGGTGTCGGCCCTGGCGGCGACGCGCTGGTGACCGCCGGGTCACCGGCCCGAGCCCGCTGA
- a CDS encoding daunorubicin resistance protein DrrA family ABC transporter ATP-binding protein, translating into MITTQALRREYRRSRRADPVVAVDGIDLVVDRGEVFGLLGPNGAGKSTTMRMLTTLLPPTAGTALVAGHDVVKERAAVRRRIGFVAQGGGTDSAETARAELVMQGRVFGMSKTDALTRADDLLARFSLTDAADRRLGTWSGGMRRRLDIAVGLVNSPELLLLDEPTTGLDPASRAEVWAELRAVRDAGTTILLTTHYLEEADELCDRVAIIHKGKVARTGPPEDLKSQVAGDGIVVTLPTGGPEAVGPTVREQPWCRDVDVVDDKTMRVYVEDGSRAVTDLLRLLDGLSTPVLTLTLTRPSLDDVFLTATGHPLATAV; encoded by the coding sequence ATGATCACAACCCAGGCGCTGCGCCGGGAATACCGCCGGTCCCGGCGCGCCGACCCGGTCGTCGCCGTCGACGGCATCGACCTGGTCGTCGACCGTGGCGAGGTCTTCGGACTGCTCGGCCCGAACGGCGCCGGCAAGTCGACGACGATGCGGATGCTGACCACCCTGCTCCCGCCCACCGCGGGCACGGCGCTCGTCGCCGGCCATGACGTGGTGAAGGAGCGGGCGGCGGTGCGCCGCCGGATCGGCTTCGTCGCGCAGGGCGGCGGCACCGACTCGGCCGAGACCGCCCGCGCGGAGCTGGTCATGCAGGGCCGGGTGTTCGGCATGTCCAAGACGGACGCGCTCACCCGGGCCGACGACCTGCTCGCCCGGTTCAGCCTCACCGACGCGGCCGACCGGCGCCTGGGCACCTGGTCGGGGGGCATGCGCCGCCGCCTGGACATCGCGGTCGGCCTGGTCAACTCCCCCGAGCTGCTCCTGCTCGACGAGCCGACGACCGGTCTGGACCCGGCGAGCCGGGCCGAGGTGTGGGCCGAGCTGCGCGCCGTCCGCGACGCCGGCACCACGATCCTGCTCACGACCCACTACCTGGAGGAGGCCGACGAGCTCTGCGACCGGGTCGCGATCATCCACAAGGGCAAGGTCGCGCGGACCGGGCCGCCGGAGGACCTGAAGAGCCAGGTCGCCGGGGACGGCATCGTCGTGACGCTGCCCACCGGCGGCCCCGAGGCGGTCGGCCCGACCGTCCGCGAGCAGCCCTGGTGCCGTGACGTCGACGTCGTCGACGACAAGACGATGCGGGTGTACGTCGAGGACGGCTCCCGCGCCGTCACCGACCTGCTGCGCCTGCTGGACGGCCTGTCGACCCCGGTGCTCACGCTCACGCTGACCCGGCCGAGCCTCGACGACGTCTTCCTCACCGCCACCGGCCACCCGCTCGCCACCGCCGTCTGA
- a CDS encoding PASTA domain-containing protein, translating to MVSLPIDEARRRLAEAGFVGVAVGLGDGPGAPLVAITPEPGAVVSSQAPEAGARVDAGATVRLWVVRGGGSAGVREPRRPFPAAPPARELRLDPGTGDAVAAAAD from the coding sequence GTGGTCAGCCTGCCGATCGACGAGGCCCGCCGCAGGCTCGCGGAGGCCGGGTTCGTCGGCGTCGCGGTCGGCCTCGGCGACGGTCCCGGGGCGCCGCTGGTCGCGATCACGCCGGAGCCGGGCGCCGTCGTCTCCAGCCAGGCGCCCGAGGCCGGCGCCCGTGTCGACGCGGGGGCGACGGTGCGCCTGTGGGTCGTGCGCGGTGGCGGGTCCGCCGGCGTCCGCGAGCCCCGCCGACCGTTCCCGGCGGCCCCGCCGGCCCGCGAGCTGCGCCTCGATCCCGGCACCGGCGACGCCGTCGCCGCGGCGGCCGACTGA
- a CDS encoding thiamine pyrophosphate-dependent enzyme, whose amino-acid sequence MGGRRTTGQALVDGLLAHGVDTVFGLPGVQTYALFDALGERSAEITLVGARHEQACAYMALGYAQSSGRPGVCTVVPGPGVLNAAAGLLTAAGTGTPVVCLTSDVPTAYAGRGMGHLHEMPDQLATLRSFVKWAETIRHPAQAPGLLAEAFARAASGRPGPVVLAAPWDVLGAAAEVPAPRVQPPDPPPPVDEAAVRAAADLLAAARNPMIMIGSGARHAGAEVRALAALLGAPVVAQRGDRGVLRDDDPYAFTGAAGFAHWAGTDVLLMLGTRGELTWFRWPVRSPGPRLVSIDIDPRQHVWRDPAVAVTADARDAAAALVGLLRDRSSSGRDARGRPVGDRDGPEATMVELRPSRAAEFAAVKSRFQADVASRLRPHADYLAAIRAALPEDGYFVEEISQVGFASLFAFPVYAPRHFVTAGHQGTLGFGFPTALGVKAAHRDRPVVSVTGDGGFLFGAAELATAVQYGLGVVTVVFDNGAYGNVKADQDRLFGREAGSVLRNPDFVALARAFGADGARAESPGDLGAVLATALSTGRPTVIHVPMPLDPAVTPWTYLTPAVDR is encoded by the coding sequence ATGGGCGGGCGGCGGACGACCGGGCAGGCGCTCGTCGACGGGCTGCTCGCCCACGGCGTCGACACGGTGTTCGGGCTGCCGGGGGTCCAGACCTACGCGCTGTTCGACGCGCTGGGCGAGCGGTCCGCCGAGATCACGCTGGTCGGGGCCCGCCACGAGCAGGCCTGCGCGTACATGGCCCTCGGCTACGCCCAGTCCAGCGGGCGGCCCGGGGTCTGTACGGTCGTGCCGGGCCCGGGCGTCCTGAACGCCGCCGCGGGCCTGCTGACCGCTGCCGGTACCGGGACCCCGGTCGTGTGCCTGACCTCGGACGTGCCGACCGCGTACGCAGGCAGGGGCATGGGCCACCTGCACGAGATGCCCGACCAGCTGGCGACCCTGCGCTCGTTCGTGAAATGGGCCGAGACGATCCGCCACCCGGCCCAGGCTCCCGGCCTGCTCGCCGAGGCGTTCGCCCGGGCGGCCTCGGGGCGGCCCGGCCCGGTGGTGCTCGCGGCGCCGTGGGACGTCCTCGGCGCGGCCGCTGAGGTTCCCGCGCCGCGGGTCCAGCCGCCGGACCCGCCGCCGCCCGTCGACGAGGCGGCCGTGCGGGCCGCCGCGGACCTGCTGGCCGCGGCCCGCAACCCGATGATCATGATCGGAAGTGGGGCCCGGCACGCTGGCGCGGAGGTCCGCGCGCTCGCCGCGCTGCTGGGGGCTCCGGTGGTGGCGCAGCGCGGCGACCGCGGGGTGCTGCGCGACGACGACCCGTACGCGTTCACCGGCGCCGCCGGGTTCGCCCACTGGGCTGGCACCGACGTCCTGCTGATGCTCGGCACCCGCGGCGAGCTGACCTGGTTCCGGTGGCCGGTGCGCAGCCCCGGCCCGCGGCTGGTGAGCATCGACATCGACCCGCGCCAGCACGTGTGGCGCGACCCGGCGGTGGCCGTCACCGCCGACGCCCGCGACGCCGCGGCCGCCCTCGTCGGGCTGCTGCGGGACCGGTCCTCGTCAGGCCGGGACGCGCGCGGCCGGCCCGTGGGGGATCGGGACGGCCCCGAGGCCACGATGGTCGAGCTGCGGCCCTCCCGCGCGGCCGAGTTCGCGGCGGTCAAGAGCCGGTTCCAGGCCGACGTGGCGAGCCGGCTGCGCCCGCACGCCGACTACCTGGCGGCGATCCGGGCGGCGCTGCCCGAGGACGGCTACTTCGTCGAGGAGATCTCCCAGGTCGGCTTCGCGTCGCTGTTCGCGTTCCCGGTGTACGCGCCGCGCCACTTCGTCACGGCCGGGCACCAGGGCACGCTCGGCTTCGGCTTCCCGACCGCGCTGGGGGTGAAGGCGGCGCACCGGGATCGGCCGGTGGTGTCGGTGACCGGTGACGGCGGCTTCCTGTTCGGCGCGGCGGAGCTCGCCACCGCCGTCCAGTACGGCCTGGGCGTCGTCACGGTCGTGTTCGACAACGGCGCCTACGGCAACGTGAAGGCCGACCAGGACCGGCTGTTCGGCCGGGAGGCCGGCTCTGTGCTGCGCAACCCGGACTTCGTCGCGCTGGCCCGGGCGTTCGGCGCCGACGGGGCCCGTGCCGAGAGCCCGGGCGACCTGGGCGCGGTCCTCGCCACGGCACTGTCCACCGGCCGCCCGACCGTCATCCACGTCCCGATGCCGCTGGACCCGGCGGTGACCCCGTGGACCTACCTCACTCCCGCCGTCGACCGGTGA
- a CDS encoding FAD-linked oxidase C-terminal domain-containing protein, whose amino-acid sequence MDEVLAELVEALPAGVVVTEPELLEKYRRDRATGPNVGTPVAAVRAESAEQVQTAVRWAARHRVPVVPRGAGTGLSGGATAVDGGIVLSTERMRAVEVDPVTRVATAQPGALNAEVKSAAAAHGLWYPPDPSSFEICSIGGNVATNAGGLCCVKYGVTSDYVLGLEVVLADGTAVRLGGARLKDVAGLSLTKLFVGSEGTLGIVTEATLRLLPAQPATCTLVATFPTMAAATAAILAITAQMRPAMLELMDRTSINAVEDMFRMGLDRTAAALIVARTDAQHQSGADELRIMVEACEKAGSTEVLATDDPDEGEAFVVARRSVITALEPLGTLLLEDVGVALPRLPELVAGVEAIAAAHDVTIAIVAHAGDGNTHPLIVFDPADAELARRADLAFGEVMALAISLGGTITGEHGVGRLKLPWLADQLGPDVLDLSWRIKNALDPLHILNPGAALPRGRAEPARGGLG is encoded by the coding sequence GTGGACGAGGTGCTGGCGGAACTGGTCGAGGCGCTGCCGGCGGGGGTCGTCGTGACCGAGCCGGAGCTGCTGGAGAAGTACCGGCGCGACCGGGCCACCGGCCCGAACGTCGGGACACCGGTCGCGGCGGTGCGGGCCGAGTCGGCCGAGCAGGTCCAGACCGCGGTCCGCTGGGCCGCGCGCCACCGGGTGCCCGTGGTTCCGCGCGGCGCCGGCACGGGCCTGTCCGGCGGGGCGACCGCCGTCGACGGCGGGATCGTGCTGTCCACCGAGCGGATGCGGGCCGTCGAGGTCGACCCGGTGACCAGGGTCGCGACCGCCCAGCCGGGGGCGCTGAACGCCGAGGTCAAGTCCGCGGCGGCGGCGCACGGGCTGTGGTACCCGCCGGACCCGTCGTCCTTCGAGATCTGCTCGATCGGCGGCAACGTGGCGACGAACGCCGGCGGCCTGTGCTGCGTGAAGTACGGGGTGACCTCCGACTACGTCCTGGGCCTGGAGGTCGTCCTGGCCGACGGGACGGCGGTCCGGCTCGGTGGCGCCCGGCTGAAGGACGTCGCGGGCCTGTCGCTGACCAAGCTGTTCGTCGGCAGCGAGGGCACCCTCGGGATCGTCACCGAGGCGACCCTGCGGCTGCTTCCCGCGCAGCCCGCGACCTGCACCCTGGTCGCGACCTTCCCCACGATGGCCGCGGCGACGGCCGCGATCCTCGCGATCACCGCCCAGATGCGGCCCGCGATGCTGGAGCTGATGGACCGGACCTCGATCAACGCCGTCGAGGACATGTTCCGGATGGGCCTGGACCGCACCGCCGCCGCGCTGATCGTCGCCCGTACGGACGCCCAGCACCAGTCGGGCGCCGACGAGCTGAGGATCATGGTCGAGGCCTGCGAGAAGGCCGGATCGACGGAGGTCCTCGCGACCGACGACCCGGACGAGGGCGAGGCGTTCGTCGTCGCCCGGCGCAGCGTGATCACGGCGCTGGAGCCGCTCGGCACCCTCCTGCTCGAGGATGTCGGTGTCGCGCTGCCCCGGCTCCCGGAGCTGGTCGCCGGCGTCGAGGCGATCGCGGCCGCCCACGACGTCACCATCGCCATCGTCGCGCACGCGGGCGACGGCAACACCCACCCGCTGATCGTCTTCGACCCGGCCGACGCGGAGCTGGCCCGGCGCGCCGACCTGGCGTTCGGCGAGGTCATGGCCCTCGCGATCAGCCTCGGCGGCACGATCACCGGCGAACACGGCGTCGGGCGCCTCAAGCTCCCCTGGCTCGCGGACCAGCTCGGCCCCGACGTCCTGGACCTGAGCTGGCGCATCAAGAACGCCCTCGACCCCCTGCACATCCTCAACCCGGGCGCGGCCCTGCCGCGGGGCCGAGCAGAGCCAGCCCGAGGCGGCCTTGGCTGA
- a CDS encoding MarR family transcriptional regulator — MERQSREADIDLEALLQELVSAAQLFQSAAGLRARLTSTELAVLAIVRSNPRVAGQLALATQLTTGAITRVLDGLERRGYVTRLPDPGDRRRVVVTAVAERLAALDVMFGPMTEAASAIQAKFSPAEQATIARFLVATTGMLRDQTASLRDDPAASATPVTLGAPLGSATQARLHLAGGLKQLQIVSGGPDFPADSLYQGDFAGAAPTSEVIVRPDETEVRVQFGRRNRSLWRAGSGASTLTLSPLVAWAIDVRGGAQQLVVELQGVAPRSFSLTGGANDLRLRLGAPGRGARISLTGGAKALRLERPADVPVNLRIRGGASDVVVDGQRQGPFGSWTYTMGQGTTGYELAITGGVSRLEVAALA; from the coding sequence ATGGAGCGCCAGTCGAGGGAGGCCGACATCGACCTGGAGGCACTGCTGCAGGAGTTGGTGTCGGCCGCGCAGCTCTTCCAGTCCGCGGCCGGGCTGCGGGCGCGGCTCACGTCGACCGAGCTCGCGGTGCTGGCGATCGTGCGCTCCAACCCACGGGTCGCCGGGCAGCTCGCCCTGGCGACCCAGCTGACGACGGGCGCCATCACCCGGGTGCTGGACGGCCTGGAGCGGCGCGGCTACGTCACCCGGCTGCCCGACCCGGGCGACCGGCGCCGGGTCGTGGTTACGGCGGTCGCCGAGCGGCTCGCCGCGCTCGACGTCATGTTCGGGCCGATGACCGAGGCCGCGTCCGCCATCCAGGCGAAGTTCAGCCCCGCCGAGCAGGCGACCATCGCCCGCTTCCTCGTCGCGACCACCGGGATGCTGCGCGACCAGACCGCCAGCCTGCGCGACGACCCCGCCGCCTCGGCCACGCCGGTGACGCTGGGAGCGCCACTGGGCTCGGCCACCCAGGCCCGGCTGCACCTCGCCGGCGGTCTCAAGCAGCTCCAGATCGTCTCCGGCGGCCCCGACTTCCCCGCCGACAGCCTCTACCAGGGCGACTTCGCCGGCGCGGCCCCGACCAGCGAGGTCATCGTGCGCCCGGACGAGACCGAGGTGCGGGTCCAGTTCGGCCGCCGGAACAGGTCGCTGTGGCGGGCCGGCTCGGGAGCCTCGACGCTCACCCTCAGCCCGCTCGTCGCCTGGGCCATCGACGTCCGTGGCGGCGCGCAGCAGCTGGTCGTCGAGCTCCAGGGCGTGGCCCCCCGGTCGTTCTCGCTGACCGGGGGAGCGAACGACCTGCGGCTGCGCCTGGGCGCGCCCGGCCGCGGCGCCCGGATCTCGCTGACCGGCGGCGCCAAGGCGCTGCGCCTCGAACGGCCCGCCGATGTGCCCGTCAACCTGCGCATCCGGGGCGGCGCGAGCGACGTCGTCGTCGACGGCCAGCGCCAGGGCCCGTTCGGGAGCTGGACCTACACCATGGGCCAGGGCACGACCGGCTATGAGCTCGCGATCACCGGCGGCGTGAGCCGCCTCGAGGTCGCCGCGCTGGCGTAG